The Manihot esculenta cultivar AM560-2 chromosome 17, M.esculenta_v8, whole genome shotgun sequence genome contains the following window.
ATGCCAAGTGTCAGGAGAGGACCGTATGTAGCAAAAGTAATGACCAGAAGTGGGTAGAAATCCATTATGCACCACAACTGCATAAAGGTGATACTTCAAATTTGCCTACATTAACAAGAACAAAAGAGGGCTTTAGTAAATAATtgcaaaagaaattaattttaaaaaaaaggaagcATGAACATGCATTTCCACTATCAAGTTGTAAGGCAAGAAATTTTATCTGCAAACCATACTATTAGCCAAACCCACTCATAATCCACACTATTCACCTTGATTACCATTACCGCATATATTTGAAAACTCATAGCTTGCAAAATTAGCAGTGTACATGTTTACAGAGATGTGATAATAACCTGACTGTCATTACTTTCTTGACTGATGGTATTGTAGAGTTTCAAGTCCAAATCTAAtggaaactctacatgcttgcCAATCTTCTCAATGGAGGACCCATCTGTCTTGAATCTCTTTAAATGCAAAGTAGCAACTGAAGGAGCTTGATCCACCATCAGTTGCTTCTCCATAGAAACTTCCTTCTTGCAGTTGTCACATCTAAACTTTGCATCAGAATCTTCAATTTTCTCCACCTTGGTGAAGGATTCTAGAGCATCTTGAAGAGTTTGAACATCCTCAATCTCCAAACTCAGGTCGAGAAAGGGTTCATATTTATCAGAAGAGTGGCCACAAGTGCAGCATAGAAGCTGACAATCAATaacaatattaaaagaaaaccaATCAGCAGAAGAAAAACATGTCTTAGGTTTTCAACATGGATAATATACAATGCTTTTGTATATGTTGCAATATAAGAAAAGAATTACAAACATACTTTGCTTACAAGACGACCCCCAAATACGTGCTTCACTATGTTATCATTTTCAAAAGATGAGGTCTCACTATTTAGGTCTGAAATCAGACAGCATTCAATTTTATCTAATAAGCATTGAAGGAATTCGTGAGCATCTTCCTGCTGGTACCTATAAAAACAAGATGAAATGTCTGATTGTTCATGGTCAAGAATCACATTTAGGTAGGAGCTTCTTCAAAAGTGTGCCATCTGCATTgcaacacacaaacacatagACACACACATGGGCCAATAGAAAATATTGAATGTTTGCCTTTATGCTTTAGATTCAGCAGCCAAAGGTGGCAACTATTCCTAAAAAATGAAGAGATTGAAGAGGATACAGTTCAAATTATCAACAACTTCTGAAGGTGATATAATCTTTCCTGAAGAGGCTAAGGAAACTTCAATGTGATTACGAAGAGTACAAACAACACAGAATCCATCAATAGCACCTGCAAAATCCCAATTTGCAAACAGTAAATCcctattaaaaaaaacaaatattgcaaaaaataatttagatatcAATTGAAACAGGACATACGCTGGCAAGGCACTAAATGATTGCAAGAGTGAAGAGCCTTAACAAATGACACAGTATGTGTAAAGCATTGCAGGATTGCATTAATAAAGCATGTGTTCCCAAGATTAGAAAGCCCAGCACCCTGCACAACCAAAACTATATAAACTCAACCACCCAATATATAAACAAAGATACTTACAAGTAACAAACAACTAAAATAGCAGTGTATATAAactgaataaaaattttatttaaaagataaacaaAGATCCTGAAACGTACCACCCCAGTAACTACAGTTTCCTTCATAGGAAGCGAGAAATCCAGAGGCATATCGTCTCTGTTTTCTCTGCGACACCACTGGCGGTCTCTTGAATGATGCCATGGACCATTCCACCGTGAACGAAACTGGAACCCGCGACTCTGACCACACACCCCATAACGATGTCCGTGAGATTCATTGGATGATTCATAACAGTTGCAAGAATCATCACGATTGCTACATGGGGGCTCAGAGAGTCCGTCTTTCTCAAAATTGACTTGATTATAATCATCTTCATTATGCTCATCATCAAGATGCCTTGAGCCTAATGAACTTGAAGGGCCTCCCGCGGACTCTATTTGCGTAGGTGACTTATGGTCATCATAATTGTCGTCGTCATGCGGGGTTACTCTTGGGCGTGGATCGACTGTTACTGGGACCAAACACTGGTCAACTTGAGATTCCTTTGGTGAAGGTAATAAGGATTCAATATGTGTAGAAACAAAAGGTTGGTCATGTAGCACATGACCATGTGATCCATCTGACATTGAAGGAACCAACAACTGGTTGCAAGGGGTAATTGAAATTACTGAAGACTTATTTGGATTTGATGACCGAGAAAAGTGAAACCGATCAGCTTGGACTTCACTATGTGCAGATTGTAAAGACCCCTCTAGGGTTTTGACAGAATCAGATATAATGGTTGAAATTA
Protein-coding sequences here:
- the LOC110604479 gene encoding ubiquitin carboxyl-terminal hydrolase 20 isoform X2 → MDRSTSNPNGSSLISTIISDSVKTLEGSLQSAHSEVQADRFHFSRSSNPNKSSVISITPCNQLLVPSMSDGSHGHVLHDQPFVSTHIESLLPSPKESQVDQCLVPVTVDPRPRVTPHDDDNYDDHKSPTQIESAGGPSSSLGSRHLDDEHNEDDYNQVNFEKDGLSEPPCSNRDDSCNCYESSNESHGHRYGVCGQSRGFQFRSRWNGPWHHSRDRQWCRRENRDDMPLDFSLPMKETVVTGVGAGLSNLGNTCFINAILQCFTHTVSFVKALHSCNHLVPCQRAIDGFCVVCTLRNHIEVSLASSGKIISPSEVVDNLNYISSCFYRYQQEDAHEFLQCLLDKIECCLISDLNSETSSFENDNIVKHVFGGRLVSKLLCCTCGHSSDKYEPFLDLSLEIEDVQTLQDALESFTKVEKIEDSDAKFRCDNCKKEVSMEKQLMVDQAPSVATLHLKRFKTDGSSIEKIGKHVEFPLDLDLKLYNTISQESNDSQANLKYHLYAVVVHNGFLPTSGHYFCYIRSSPDTWHKLDDSLVIKVGEEVVLSEAAYILLYAREGTAWFSSLIESQKNCLDHSISNTSPKSVLDSMDTECTAYTNLANIDHCKASATVGDVEEASTHFPCVTVLEADQVNDKGNAAKGLSPHINEAGNGTGAISAHISCGPTQRGLKSCCDNKSRVGIPVDDVSVSLGAMGCPDGTLLHDEMGALACIDGNNCAQAANRNERNGLHPLTPPRSKSPATHHIRRDHLKGENSVNSKRSTRAANDQRMEAVRLTRSMPSARKIKLLAAMNPQIHKKRRLSSSPCKQASPSVSHCKLNHRLAALR
- the LOC110604479 gene encoding ubiquitin carboxyl-terminal hydrolase 20 isoform X1, translated to MDRSTSNPNGSSLISTIISDSVKTLEGSLQSAHSEVQADRFHFSRSSNPNKSSVISITPCNQLLVPSMSDGSHGHVLHDQPFVSTHIESLLPSPKESQVDQCLVPVTVDPRPRVTPHDDDNYDDHKSPTQIESAGGPSSSLGSRHLDDEHNEDDYNQVNFEKDGLSEPPCSNRDDSCNCYESSNESHGHRYGVCGQSRGFQFRSRWNGPWHHSRDRQWCRRENRDDMPLDFSLPMKETVVTGVGAGLSNLGNTCFINAILQCFTHTVSFVKALHSCNHLVPCQRAIDGFCVVCTLRNHIEVSLASSGKIISPSEVVDNLNYISSCFYRYQQEDAHEFLQCLLDKIECCLISDLNSETSSFENDNIVKHVFGGRLVSKLLCCTCGHSSDKYEPFLDLSLEIEDVQTLQDALESFTKVEKIEDSDAKFRCDNCKKEVSMEKQLMVDQAPSVATLHLKRFKTDGSSIEKIGKHVEFPLDLDLKLYNTISQESNDSQANLKYHLYAVVVHNGFLPTSGHYFCYIRSSPDTWHKLDDSLVIKVGEEVVLSEAAYILLYAREGTAWFSSLIESQKNCLDHSISNTSPKSVLDSMDTECTAYTNLANIDHCKASATVGDVEEASTHFPCVTVLEADQVNDKGNAAKGLSPHINEAGNGTGAISAHISCGPTQRGLKSCCDNKSRVGIPVDDVSVSLGAMGCPDGTLLHDEMGALACIDGNNCAQAANRNERNGLHPLTPPRSKSPAATHHIRRDHLKGENSVNSKRSTRAANDQRMEAVRLTRSMPSARKIKLLAAMNPQIHKKRRLSSSPCKQASPSVSHCKLNHRLAALR